The sequence CTGTCTTGCCTATAAAAATAACTCGATTAAACTACAACTCTGAAAACTAAAGGTACAAGTCCAACTCTTCAAATGGGGTGAACAATAAGTATGCAATAGGCGTTAAAAAATAGGCTTTAtttgcaaacaaacaaatacttcCTCCTGGATTTGATGCTGACTGGTGCTTTAGAGGGAAGGTCACTTTCTTGATACACTTAACCAAGCTTATAAGTGCTTCTGTAAAGAAGAAGAGCTTTGTACTACAACAGTGTCCAGGACCATTTCTTTAGAAAGACTTCTATTCATGGACTGTGTGTTAGGAGGAAGACCATCGCCGTCTCTCTGAATTTCCAGGGTTTTTACAGATAACATGTCGAGGAAAGACTTGGTATTCAGTTTGATGGATTCTGGGTACTGATATAACATGTCTGGCTCACtgaagacatgcacacacatgtacacatgcacacacattccacacacatacagtgagagagagagagaagggggggcgGGGCAGGCAGCATTAATATTGTTCATAGGTTTACAATATCAGATACATAGAATTGAGGACATAACCGCATGGAGCATCTACTATAAGTAACCAATTCTTCTGTAGTACCtggtatcagaatcagaataatgATCACTGATGACAGGACTGCTGTCACTGTTGTCAGCTGTGTCCTCCAGCCCTTTACTCTTGTGCTGTTCAGTTGACCGTCGTCTTGTTGCCACGGAAATGCGCCTCTTCATCAGCCTCCTCCGGTCCCTGCTCTGAGTGATGTGGGGAGACATGAGAGCACTGGTCCAGAGGCTGACCTGCTGATCATCACTGGAGTCTctgagagggacacacacatatagccacacacacacacacacacacacacacacacacacacacacacacacacacacacacacacacacactttcaattcCAATGTGGACTACAATATACATGGGTTAAGGTTAAAAAAATGACCTTTTTTGTAGATCCAGATGGTAATGATTGGATTGTCTGCACAGACTTAATGGCTACATACTAATAATGGTTATGATGGAGATATATGCTCCACAGTGTTAGTTCATCTTGCCTGTCCTAACATAACTTACAGCTCTTCCTCACTGTCTTCCTGGAATGTCAGGGGCCCCATGCACAAAGCACAGATGTTGTCCATATTCTTAAAGCACTGGAGGCAGTAAAAGCCTACAAGGGAAATAGACCTCTCAGTATGGTCTCCTTTTGCATTAAGCAAGTCTGTCTTATGTATGGTGTATGAATTACAACCCATCCTTGATGGGATGGACACATGTCCCTCAAGGTGTCTCAAAGTACCTTTGCACTGTGAGGTAGAACAGGTGTGGGCGTTAGGATCATCCTCGCTCTCCAAGACATTCCCACAAGCCATGCAGGACTGGTCAAAGGCCCCCAGGTATCGGGCCACCCTTGATATACCTGGGAGACTTGGAGCAGACCAAAGCCATACATTAGGTACCACATCCACTATTTACATAGCAATCTATTTACATGACAGTAGATGAGGACTAAAGAAGAAGTATGTGTTACCTGATACTTACATCAATGCCAGTGCTCTCAGGAAAGTACCAGACTGTCCATCCCCCTTGCTTTTGGCCACAAACCTCAGCAAGTTTTTCTGGAGGGACAATCGTTGGGTAAGGATTAGCTGATGCAAAGCGTGGATCCTCtcctagaaaacacacacacacacacacacacacacacacacacacacacacacacacacacagagaaacacacaaaagaCAGCCTCTTGAGAGTCAAAACGGAATTACGCTGTCATTGTGTTTTCAGACAGACACCTCTGTGTCACAGTCATTGGCGATTGCACCATTGCCCTGCATTGCATGAATTCCCAGCATAACTAAAATGAcctgttgtaggctatacaTGACTATCATGAATGTTATAGAGCGTAGTCATGTTACACACAACCCTTCTGTTCAACATAAATCCAAGCTAAAGCATACACAATTTCAATGACACACAAGATTGATAATACAATCAAATACTAAAAATAATGTTTCGATGATGTGTTGAATATTGTCGATAAGAGCATATGAGAGGTAACTTACCTTTTCCCTTTTGGGGTGGTAGCTGGCACAAATAAGCCTTCGTAAACGTTTGACATAGCTGCCGGCAATAACTGTGAAAAGGGCGAGGCCATAAAAAGATCCTGTAACAGAAGACCAGGAAGATAATACACCATGCCGTGTATTCAGGATTATCTCTCTGCCGCTAATGCTGCTTCTAAACAAGTGAACACCCTACTTATCGGATATGTAAACCAAAGTCTTTAACTTTAGTTTACATATCTAAAAAAACTTTGAGCAAATTGAACAGCTACACTGACTTTCATTTTAATATTCAATGTCTGTTTCTTTTTGTCTTGTGGATTTCTGACCTGTCACCCTCATTCCCGTCACCCTCATCTGTGAGAgttttttgctttgctttgtaaACTGCATATGTTAAGTCATCAATCAATATGAAACTCTGACAAGTTTAAAAACCTGGTACCCATTTTTACCACTAGGTGTCACTGCTGAACAGTAATTCCATAGCCAATGTGCACATACAATATGTGTATGGCTGGTGGCTGGACCTCTATCCATGTGGACATACCAATAAAGACATATCCTGTATAGTCAGGCTCTCTGGGCTCGACAAGGCACTTTTTGCTCAGTATGGTGACATTGCCTCTCTGCAGAATGTCAAAGGAAGCCACAATATCCTTCAAGATGTCTGATGTGTAGCCTGAGCCATTCACTTCAACTGCAACCATTATAGGGGCTGGGGGTCAttatatgagaaaaaaaaaaacataaataaaaaatgtacaaAGTTCTACTGCTAAATTATGCATATTAATAAAGTATACTGTTTTTCATAATGCGTTTGAATCATGTATACAAGCAGATGAAGAAAACAGAGGCAAAGTGAAAGCACATAGAAGCAAGTAACATATAGATACGCTAAACAGTACTTTTTAAATGGTGATTAATTTGACTGTCTTCACTTTAACATCACCTTTAAAAGGTTAACAAAGACCTCATCAGTCCTCTACATAGACAGTAAATCCGGGCCTTTTATAAAGTCCATTCAACCTGATCACCTTTGGCAACTATCTCTCCCATGGTAAGGTGATGGACTGTGTCGAACACCCAGAACACCATGAGGTCCAGAGCCATGATGGCAGAGCCCACTGTGATGTGCCGCAGGACGGATAAGGTGCTCGTGATCAaggctcttctctctctgccagttAGATACAGAGACACTGCCAGAGAGAGATAATTCATGTGTTATTGGGTAGACCAACTCAAAACAGTTATCACCACACACTTTTTCCCTTACCGAGTTTACTCTCCGACCCAGTGAGTTTGGTAATGAGCTTTATCAGCTCCACCCATAAGTCCTTCCTCACTTGTCACTTCCCCCCTTTAAGCGAAGTTTCTGTGCACATTTCCCATCTTCACTGACCTGTTTcccttctgcccccccccccccccccccccccgcactcACCCCTGTAACTTTCATTCTCCTCCcatccttcccctctctccttcccctatTGTGTCGGTTGGAGTGGCTGGCCCGACACCCTGTGTGCACTCACGTGGCTGGATGTAAGTGAGAGCCTCTCTCTGGCTTAGGGGCAGCACAGTGGGCCTGCCCTCGCACAAGCGTCGCTGGTCCAGCTGGACAAACCGTTCTGTGACATAGTTGTTGTCGAAGTCGTCACGCTTCAGGTAGCTGTTTTTGTACATGGCcgccctttaaaaaaaaaaaaaaaaaaaaaaaaaaaaaatagttgagTTATGAGTAAACACAACATAGCTGGCATTTCATAGGTAGCCAGCAGTGTCTTCCAACAGCAGGGGCCGTGATATCCTGCTGCATTGTAGCCACTAATTTCACGCTAATTTCAGTTTACTCTTCAGGCACTGAATGTTAGAGCCAGGTGTGATTGTCAGGGCAAATATGAGCTACGCCTAATCTATGGACCCTGTTtggatcattcactcattcactacaGAATATACCGAATAAATGTATGATGGTTATTCACTAAACAGTACACTATGTACTAAATAAATGGATGTTTAGAGCACAGGGTTAGGCTTACATTAAACCAGCCACTCACTGGATGTAAATGTACACAAGAAGGAAGAGGCTCGCGTAGGACAGCAGGCCTGAGAGCTTTTGGAAGAGGCCTATCTCCTCTGAGATTTCCTCCATGATTCTCTGTGACATCTCCTGCAGTGTTTGGCTGCTGTTGAGTTGCATGTCAAAGTGCATAGAGGCCGATATGTTGAATTCAAATTGCTTTCTCAGTTTCTCAAATGCCTCCACAGTTGctggagaataaaaaaaaggcGACAAGATAAAAccaaaaaaaaccccaaaaaacaaaaattgaCGAATATACAGAAAATCTGATCTGAATGCCTTTACATTCTGTTATTAAATTGACCACCACATACAATATTGAACATCAAAGCGTTTTGTTTCAGAAATATTTTCATATAACCTGAAAGCACAACTACTCTACTTACCGTCAGCAATCTTTGTTTTTATGTGATCTGCAATATATGAAGGGATGATGCAGAAGAACTGACCAACTGTATGAAATGGCACATATGAGTACAAGAAACAACAACCATCACCAACACACATTTCACTTCTCACAAAACATTTACTTACATTTAAATTCACTCACGTAAGTAAGTGATGgaaattttatttatatttacagtttatattctcagtcgctttggtgcttttctcacatcactattaacatttgcacagcagttagtgaatttctcaaaacaattagtgcaaactgcaaaacctagtggataacctgcaaaagcatgtcacttgctcaaaatggatagtctgGAAAATGGATAGAAAGCTAAGATATCGACAACCTTTTGCAAACAAAATCCGAATCACAGACTACATATTGAAGTTTCCCAATTTTGGCCAAGTCAGTACTAGACTAACCTAGAGCTCTTGCGAAACATAACAGGAACCCACTGGCGATTTCAAATATCTTTCTCTTTGGTTCAGTGCTGTTATTTGTAAGTTGATACCAAATTGATACCAAAAGATTAGCATAAATATACTATTATATAGTATGTGCACTATTAAAGGTGCACAATAATACTTCCAGTAACATGGTTCAAGCTTTCAGTTAAATCACTTCTCACATGCCATGTCTGGCCCCTGTCTCCAGTCTGAGGTCATGTTTGGACTAAGAAGCCAGAAAAAGTGCTGGCCAGGCTGACCAGAGAGCACGGGCGGATATCAAACAATAATTcatttgaaaagaaaacacaggaCGAAAGAAGGAAGTGAGCGAGTCATAGGCACCCAGCACAGGAATGCAAAACGCTCAGAAAGTGCTGCCCACACACTTTCTGTGGACTGACCATTGCCTGGCCTAAAATGTGATTTAACTGCTTTCAGAAAACAGAGGACATCTTGACCCTCTACAATGATAAAAATGTCAGGAACATTAATTAGGAGGTCAGCTTGCTGCTAGTTGCAAGGAGTGTTTTGATCATTAAAAGGTTTTTGAATGGAAGTAAATTTCAACGGTGGAATGAAAAGATAGACAAAGGGTTGGACTATACAAACAGAACAAAAGCCTATTGTGAgaaaggggatgtagctcagtggtagagcgcatgcttcgcatgtatgaggtcccgggttcaatccccggcatctccactctGTAAATGTTACGGATGTTTTAAATTGAGCACCTGGTCCAAAACATACCCTTACAGTTATTCCTAGAAATATAGTTTCGCTTTATCCTTTGGTAATCAGCTGAACACCACTCTCCAACCAACTTTCTCTATGAGATGCTGAGTTCAGGTGTTCTTGCTGAGCAGAGAATATTTGATTTGAGATACTAACAAGCATTATGCTGATTTCCATTGGGTGGGTTAGACCAACAGCAGTCCTAAAGCAAGCAGATTTTGGTTCTCTAGAGGCAGGACACCTGAGAGACACTATGATATACAAATAGACCTTTAGCAATATGACAAAGAGGCCTGAATCCATCCACGATGTAGCAGAGGAAGGAGAACACAGACAGCTGCTCTCTGCAGTCATCGTTAGCTTCATCAAACAGCTGGTTGCACCTCTTGTACGGTGTGCCAAGCTTGTCGTTGCAAATGTCTCCGATTCCAGCTAGGAAATGCAACACGTTCCTCAGACTTCGAGCTGAAACACCAGATCATTCAGTCATTACAATAGTTTCTGACAGCATTTGCAGGTTACAGAAATATAGTATGCTATAAGAGTGCATATAGAAAAAGATATAGAAAATGCATATAGCATTAAAGAAACCAATAGGCTGATAAAATGTATAagtattattatatataaaagcTAACTTGGGCAAAAGAAACATGTTAATTTGTGGAAACATGTTAATAAATGAATTAACATTTATTTAactacattatttatttatgtatagaTTTATCTATCCATGTATctatttatacatttattttcaaatcaaaCTAAACTACCACCGGTATTGCAGGCCCATGAGTAGATTTTAGCACTTTAGGACTTGAAatgctataaaaaaaaaaaagtccctcGGTGTGAATACCAATCTGCCCACTCTTTGTGACTCACCGATGTGCTGAACTGACTCAGTAAGAGACATAATAAGGTTTTTCACTCTTCCTGCCAGGGAATATGCATTCCTTGTCACCTCCTTAACCTTTGTCAACAcagctaaagaaaaaaaaaatgccaaaATGTGGACTTGTAATGAGGGAAATGTCTAGAAAATGCTCCCCATACCCAACAAATACACAGAATAACCCCCTGCCCTAATGATCTTTTCCTGCTTATCTGAACACATAGGCGACAATGCTGAAAACAGACAATGAGGCAAAGTGATTTAGTTTGCTTGGTAAATCCATTAGCCTACTAGCCTATCAACCGAGTGATGATAACAATGTCTCTGGGCCCTACACCTTTGGTGTTCACACTGTTTGCAGTCAATCTATGCAGCTCATTTCAGCGTCGTTTCCCCCACATTCTGATAAAATTACAAAGTTAACAGCCTGTCCACCCTCCCACTCACAGGCAGGTGATCTCATGTGAAAGTAGGCCTGCATTATAGACGGTACGGTAAACTCACGGAGCAGAGGTGTGGCTGCGCGCTCAATCAGTTCCTGAGTTTGGTTCATGGCCAACTCGGCCCCGCACACCACACTGCTTGCCGCACGGTCGAAGTTCTCCATCGCGTTGCTCATGGGGCCTTGAACGACCATCGAGAAGGCGAGAAACAGCAGGATAGATTTCCCATTTTCTAAGAAAAGAAAAGTGAAGAGTTTGAAAATAGAGTTCAGTTGGTTAGGTGGTCGTAATCCACACTGTAATTCGAATTACCAGCAAACAATAATTACAAGACGCCGGATTGTGAACTTACGTGAACACAGAGTCGGCAGCATCAGCATGACATTGACCCGTATGCCCTCGGATAGGCTCATGCCAAAGGCGGTGAGAGCAGCTATGACCACTGTACTGATAACGCCGTACCACAGACCGTGATTTTGCACAAACAACGCAATTATGCCATAAACGGAGGCAAGGATCAAGCCGAGCAAAAAAATACGAATACGGCGCTTCACTTTTTTAAATGGCGATTCTTTAGATACATATCTCAGCCTGTGCGATTTTAGTTTGTGCTCGAGAAGCATGGTGCCTTGATGTCAATAACTTTGACGTAAATGTGTTAAACTTAAGGCCTTGTATATGGCTAATAGCTATGCCAATCAACAGATCAGCCAGAAGTTaacttatttattttcatattgGAGTGTTGTCTGTGTGGATCAGCCTAGAACAAAAATAGTTTGCCTAAAATGTAATGAGTatcgaagccatgacgtagcgttgtcaaggcagcgatatcactggatctaaacaaatcaatctaccatTAGAAATCTCCATATCGGCAAAGAGTAgtaacacacatagacataatatacatagacgccgcatcgaccgctactccttactagcgctgacgagatttggagccgccatcttggaccggtcatccactccactcagtgtaatctgtttggcctgtgagatgagctgtcagcgcacttaattaatcatatctcactgaataccgaacagattctcactcggttttttttgctgcaaaggtcatacatgtagctatgatacaggacacatgatttagcgtattttaatattcatagtgggtttaacagtaatagaatattctgatatatgatataaagtgacctgacgtccgatatcaaaactgggaacataatccatctttgacagcatagacaaaactagtttgatacaagtttaatgagttaaatatagttcacagttgacagaaaagttccatcaacagcattattcacagaaaggttctataaacatttaagtgagatcagtgccattcagacatctgaggggtattccaagtaggcctatgtggtttagtgacaaacttgggtaaattgacagaataagttgtaaaccttccagtagaaaagctgtatacaggaaacatggttgtgtgtattttaatattcatagtgggcttaatagtaatagaatattctcatatatgatatattataaagtgatgacatccaatataaacactgggaacataactaatccatgtttgacagcatagacagaaactggtttgatacaagttttaatgggttaaattgacagaaaaaatccattaacattttcagttcagtgccatcaaaaataaagtttgatgaacagacattggtgtggcataagtaaaggaaatggagtaactgggttcaatatcaacagcatttgttagacaagttccataaatattgtaaagtgcaagtttgtaggtttgtttctgatccttaaaaaacagacattggtttggcatagtaagtgtaacttcatcaattcaagacaaaaaggtgacttgtcacttgtacagtgtcaatgggttcatcaacagcatctgttatttacagttcacagaaagctttcagccccaatgaagagattaaataaataagaattaagaaacattttagaaactgctaagatcagccccgttcattgcaatcagtaaagaatcggggagtgtcttcacaggctcagtgagacagaggttactgtcatgcagttggttctatgatttcgataactggtgcatgtaattttgtatgttcccaccttgctaaaattgcttgggtacactttggctaagaaaaaagtgcttcagacagcaggtgggcaaataagatagcagtacatagtgaaactgggtaaactccctaaaagaggactgagtcaaccagacgatgggaaaatgggacacagagtggtgaatgcaggtgatgaaggtggagctcataaatcaaatattcagtcacagtgtagcagatgccctccaatactgcaatgaagagctgcaccttcctcagttccagggatgtgaggagactattcagttcattcagtctccttgagcaaggcagttgttctggggagatataaaataattaaattaataaaatgaataaaggaatttgagaggcatcttattcttgttagggtaaatgacatgtgaataatacagtgttgggcaagctacttagacattgtagtgagctaaactatcagttactctgctatgaataaaacactacacaatactaccacccagtcaaatgtattattaacacaaacacagcagtaggctagttctctacataggaagctactttaaattgtgccaattacacatgacaagaaaagtgtagcttgtgtggctaagccacttgataaataaagaagttaagctattgaaaagttactttattcagaaaatagtgaagctaccaacacgcttaggctacaagtagcagctagcgattgcccaataatataggctacagtctgtgccacttgtgtaaaattcgccagccaaatctagtatgatttatttctacaatagcctttttgtgtcagttgtaatctaagtcagtgttatggaatatgacttattaaGTCTCAGTTCAGCcaggtgaacaccgagtaaacagcctagctagctggctacgattctcatacagtaatatcaaagatccttgctccttctcaactctctggtaatattctattcacaaaatacaaccattagtacggtaatgttaaatcttacttgagaaaagtaaatcccccgagccctgtttgcgatggtTCGTCGAtgtgagcaggaacatgctgcacagtactggcatcttgtgtcttctgctgcaacgcaacgaggagtatgaccggtccaagatggcggccgcatttctcgtttccagcagccaatgcggcgtctatgtatattatgtctatggtaaCACACGTTTAAATGGATGTCTACCAAagatgtctacattcaatgcgaagccacttcgaaagtttgtttagatccagttattctgccgtcatggaaacgctaccTCATGAACACCTGTACAGAGTTTGTGACGCCAGCATGCATTCTACAGATTCAATCATCAAATCTATCAATTCCACAGGAAATAGATTTAACACACATCAAGCACTACATCTGGTATTCCTTCATGTAATCCTGGTACTGAGATGAAATGGGATCCACACTGATTGACCTCCAACGAACCAAACGACGTAAACCATGTCACTCAAGTAAGAATGCGAGCACCTTTAATAGACCAATGCCATTTAGTGTGCAGCCCTTAGGCCAATACAATTTTAGACACCAGTAGGGCTACGTGACATTTCATCATGCTACTGGCCCCATTATCTCATGGATTTTTTTTCTGACAGCCATCGAAAAGATTTGCGAGAGGATCCTTCCGGATGTCGCTCTCAAATTCTTGTTCAGTCCACCTCACGAGTTTCCACGGGTTCGTCTCCTGTGTGGTGTTCTCTTTGGAACAGTTAGTGGTGCAGGTAAGAACAATTCTTATGTCTTAATTCTCACGTAAGTgagatttaaaaaagaaaagaaaccttGATGTTTAAACCTTGATGATTAAACGTGCAATTTCTTTCATTAATTTAGGATTATACCTAGGCCTGATGCACAGTATTGTGATGACCACCATCCAAAGGTTAATTGTTGGATATGTGTTTGTTGGTGAGTAGTTTTATTAATATAGTGACAAGACCTTCAGACTCATATTGTCTGCTCAGTAAACTTCAGACTCATATTGTTGTTCAGGCTAGTTAGTTAGGCTAACTTTATTGTGAATTTCCAGGTGTGTGCATTGTGGGTGGAATGTTTTCCACACTCTTCCGCTGTTCGGTCCTGCTGATGTTTCCCAGCATCCTTGGTTCTCAGGGAAGGGCCTATCTCATGCTATTTGTCTTCTTTGGTCTTTACCAGGGTAAATTATGAATTGATCATGTGACCTAAAGTGTACTGGTGTTGTATAAAAGGCACCCTTGTTGTATTATTTGGTCCACTTGGATTTATTTCACACAAAAGGCCTTGTGCCACATTTAGCCCTTGCGCCAGAAGATAAGGCTTTTTAGTGAAGTTTGTATTGAACATTTTTCAGTGTTGTTATTTAAGGTAGCGGACTTATTGACAACTTTCTGACAGGCCCGGTCACCAACATCCCCTACAACATTCAGAATGTGGCCTACTCCATGGGTTG is a genomic window of Alosa sapidissima isolate fAloSap1 chromosome 10, fAloSap1.pri, whole genome shotgun sequence containing:
- the dcst2 gene encoding DC-STAMP domain-containing protein 2 isoform X1, translating into MLLEHKLKSHRLRYVSKESPFKKVKRRIRIFLLGLILASVYGIIALFVQNHGLWYGVISTVVIAALTAFGMSLSEGIRVNVMLMLPTLCSQNGKSILLFLAFSMVVQGPMSNAMENFDRAASSVVCGAELAMNQTQELIERAATPLLPVLTKVKEVTRNAYSLAGRVKNLIMSLTESVQHIARSLRNVLHFLAGIGDICNDKLGTPYKRCNQLFDEANDDCREQLSVFSFLCYIVDGFRPLCHIAKVGQFFCIIPSYIADHIKTKIADATVEAFEKLRKQFEFNISASMHFDMQLNSSQTLQEMSQRIMEEISEEIGLFQKLSGLLSYASLFLLVYIYIQAAMYKNSYLKRDDFDNNYVTERFVQLDQRRLCEGRPTVLPLSQREALTYIQPLSLYLTGRERRALITSTLSVLRHITVGSAIMALDLMVFWVFDTVHHLTMGEIVAKAPIMVAVEVNGSGYTSDILKDIVASFDILQRGNVTILSKKCLVEPREPDYTGYVFIGSFYGLALFTVIAGSYVKRLRRLICASYHPKREKERIHALHQLILTQRLSLQKNLLRFVAKSKGDGQSGTFLRALALILPGISRVARYLGAFDQSCMACGNVLESEDDPNAHTCSTSQCKGFYCLQCFKNMDNICALCMGPLTFQEDSEEELDSSDDQQVSLWTSALMSPHITQSRDRRRLMKRRISVATRRRSTEQHKSKGLEDTADNSDSSPVISDHYSDSDTSEPDMLYQYPESIKLNTKSFLDMLSVKTLEIQRDGDGLPPNTQSMNRSLSKEMVLDTVVVQSSSSLQKHL
- the dcst2 gene encoding DC-STAMP domain-containing protein 2 isoform X3, which codes for MLLEHKLKSHRLRYVSKESPFKKVKRRIRIFLLGLILASVYGIIALFVQNHGLWYGVISTVVIAALTAFGMSLSEGIRVNVMLMLPTLCSQNGKSILLFLAFSMVVQGPMSNAMENFDRAASSVVCGAELAMNQTQELIERAATPLLPVLTKVKEVTRNAYSLAGRVKNLIMSLTESVQHIARSLRNVLHFLAGIGDICNDKLGTPYKRCNQLFDEANDDCREQLSVFSFLCYIVDGFRPLCHIAKDHIKTKIADATVEAFEKLRKQFEFNISASMHFDMQLNSSQTLQEMSQRIMEEISEEIGLFQKLSGLLSYASLFLLVYIYIQAAMYKNSYLKRDDFDNNYVTERFVQLDQRRLCEGRPTVLPLSQREALTYIQPLSLYLTGRERRALITSTLSVLRHITVGSAIMALDLMVFWVFDTVHHLTMGEIVAKAPIMVAVEVNGSGYTSDILKDIVASFDILQRGNVTILSKKCLVEPREPDYTGYVFIGSFYGLALFTVIAGSYVKRLRRLICASYHPKREKERIHALHQLILTQRLSLQKNLLRFVAKSKGDGQSGTFLRALALILPGISRVARYLGAFDQSCMACGNVLESEDDPNAHTCSTSQCKGFYCLQCFKNMDNICALCMGPLTFQEDSEEELDSSDDQQVSLWTSALMSPHITQSRDRRRLMKRRISVATRRRSTEQHKSKGLEDTADNSDSSPVISDHYSDSDTSEPDMLYQYPESIKLNTKSFLDMLSVKTLEIQRDGDGLPPNTQSMNRSLSKEMVLDTVVVQSSSSLQKHL
- the dcst2 gene encoding DC-STAMP domain-containing protein 2 isoform X2, with the protein product MLLEHKLKSHRLRYVSKESPFKKVKRRIRIFLLGLILASVYGIIALFVQNHGLWYGVISTVVIAALTAFGMSLSEGIRVNVMLMLPTLCSQNGKSILLFLAFSMVVQGPMSNAMENFDRAASSVVCGAELAMNQTQELIERAATPLLPVLTKVKEVTRNAYSLAGRVKNLIMSLTESVQHIARSLRNVLHFLAGIGDICNDKLGTPYKRCNQLFDEANDDCREQLSVFSFLCYIVDGFRPLCHIAKVGQFFCIIPSYIADHIKTKIADATVEAFEKLRKQFEFNISASMHFDMQLNSSQTLQEMSQRIMEEISEEIGLFQKLSGLLSYASLFLLVYIYIQAAMYKNSYLKRDDFDNNYVTERFVQLDQRRLCEGRPTVLPLSQREALTYIQPLSLYLTGRERRALITSTLSVLRHITVGSAIMALDLMVFWVFDTVHHLTMGEIVAKAPIMVAVEVNGSGYTSDILKDIVASFDILQRGNVTILSKKCLVEPREPDYTGYVFIVIAGSYVKRLRRLICASYHPKREKERIHALHQLILTQRLSLQKNLLRFVAKSKGDGQSGTFLRALALILPGISRVARYLGAFDQSCMACGNVLESEDDPNAHTCSTSQCKGFYCLQCFKNMDNICALCMGPLTFQEDSEEELDSSDDQQVSLWTSALMSPHITQSRDRRRLMKRRISVATRRRSTEQHKSKGLEDTADNSDSSPVISDHYSDSDTSEPDMLYQYPESIKLNTKSFLDMLSVKTLEIQRDGDGLPPNTQSMNRSLSKEMVLDTVVVQSSSSLQKHL
- the dcst2 gene encoding DC-STAMP domain-containing protein 2 isoform X4, with protein sequence MLLEHKLKSHRLRYVSKESPFKKVKRRIRIFLLGLILASVYGIIALFVQNHGLWYGVISTVVIAALTAFGMSLSEGIRVNVMLMLPTLCSQNGKSILLFLAFSMVVQGPMSNAMENFDRAASSVVCGAELAMNQTQELIERAATPLLPVLTKVKEVTRNAYSLAGRVKNLIMSLTESVQHIARSLRNVLHFLAGIGDICNDKLGTPYKRCNQLFDEANDDCREQLSVFSFLCYIVDGFRPLCHIAKVGQFFCIIPSYIADHIKTKIADATVEAFEKLRKQFEFNISASMHFDMQLNSSQTLQEMSQRIMEEISEEIGLFQKLSGLLSYASLFLLVYIYIQAAMYKNSYLKRDDFDNNYVTERFVQLDQRRLCEGRPTVLPLSQREALTYIQPLSLYLTGRERRALITSTLSVLRHITVGSAIMALDLMVFWVFDTVHHLTMGEIVAKAPIMVAVEVNGSGYTSDILKDIVASFDILQRGNVTILSKKCLVEPREPDYTGYVFIGSFYGLALFTVIAGSYVKRLRRLICASYHPKREKERIHALHQLILTQRLSLQKNLLRFVAKSKGDGQSGTFLRALALILPGISRVARYLGAFDQSCMACGNVLESEDDPNAHTCSTSQCKETPVMISRSASGPVLSCLPTSLRAGTGGG